One part of the Paenibacillus silvisoli genome encodes these proteins:
- a CDS encoding Dabb family protein → MFEHLVIFKFNATVTPEREQQLVDKLLAFKGAIPGIVDLSAGRNITEETDNIHGFSLGLRVTFENRDALRAYGPHPAHQDFVKSLDGLLEQVIVVDYHI, encoded by the coding sequence TTGTTTGAGCATCTTGTTATATTCAAATTCAACGCCACCGTAACTCCGGAGCGCGAGCAGCAGCTGGTCGATAAATTGCTAGCGTTCAAAGGCGCCATCCCAGGCATCGTCGACCTGAGCGCCGGCCGCAATATCACGGAAGAAACCGACAACATTCACGGCTTCTCCCTCGGCCTTCGCGTCACCTTCGAGAACCGCGACGCGCTGCGCGCGTACGGCCCGCATCCTGCTCACCAAGATTTCGTGAAATCGCTGGACGGCTTGCTGGAGCAGGTCATCGTCGTCGACTACCACATCTAA
- a CDS encoding phytanoyl-CoA dioxygenase family protein codes for MSLYGMTEEQQLMWERDGFLVIDNFLSQDEVDSLNTDMDNAFHDFEVNNRVNPATGQLNHVKQICGIIEYGESFAGLLEHPRMMNILRDMIGNQFVMIDNDALLKPPGKVSHTNWHRDTSTKIFFGEKQAPFMVKVFYFLSDVPYDGGCLAFLPGSIHMKDADLPKVEKQEDLPGHIRMNVKAGTAVIFNGYTYHSALNNFSDVTRRSLIYNYAQSCLRTWPGYEPSEELKAGAKTNMRKMLLGVTPWMTDAKAFEEQDAATAGKMMMG; via the coding sequence ATGAGCCTATACGGAATGACGGAAGAACAGCAATTAATGTGGGAACGCGACGGATTCCTTGTCATTGATAATTTTCTGAGCCAGGACGAAGTCGACTCCCTGAATACCGATATGGACAACGCGTTCCATGATTTCGAGGTTAACAACCGGGTAAATCCGGCTACGGGCCAGCTGAACCACGTGAAGCAAATTTGCGGCATTATCGAGTACGGCGAGAGCTTCGCCGGCCTCTTGGAGCATCCGCGAATGATGAACATCCTGCGCGACATGATCGGCAACCAGTTCGTCATGATCGACAACGACGCGCTGCTGAAGCCGCCGGGCAAGGTTTCGCATACGAACTGGCATCGCGACACGAGCACGAAAATTTTCTTCGGCGAGAAGCAGGCGCCGTTCATGGTCAAGGTGTTCTACTTCCTCTCCGACGTGCCCTATGACGGCGGCTGCCTCGCCTTCCTGCCGGGAAGCATTCATATGAAGGACGCCGATCTGCCGAAAGTGGAGAAGCAGGAGGATTTGCCGGGCCATATCCGCATGAACGTCAAAGCGGGAACGGCCGTTATTTTCAACGGGTACACGTACCACTCGGCACTGAACAATTTCTCCGATGTGACGCGCCGCTCGCTTATTTACAACTATGCGCAATCGTGCCTGCGGACTTGGCCGGGCTACGAGCCGTCGGAAGAGCTCAAGGCCGGAGCGAAGACGAATATGCGCAAAATGCTGCTCGGCGTCACGCCGTGGATGACCGACGCGAAAGCGTTCGAGGAGCAGGATGCGGCGACGGCCGGGAAAATGATGATGGGCTAA
- a CDS encoding AraC family transcriptional regulator: MDTFERIGTPSEFARGHLFYGLIGGYDAPRGAFQYVRDYYPAYEVLFVTKGKGTFKHGSLWMEIVEGDCVIHDMRFPQAYKTEAKDPFEMYYLVFDGIDMEHFWPKLFGEQRYCVMQNLPQGSEVKRQLEHIMELMKEQHPAHEMPLSAHIYRLLMEIFRKRHDLGGSWLTGQGAEPEPLQRARAFIDANYLEDPDVGQLAQIANLSLYHFIRQFKKQYGVTPKEYVLLKKVHHAKRLLISTSLSIGEIGEQSGFASYNAFLHAFLKIQHDSPSDFRRSLRRF; this comes from the coding sequence ATGGATACGTTCGAACGAATCGGCACGCCGAGCGAATTTGCCCGCGGCCATCTCTTCTACGGTTTAATCGGCGGTTATGACGCGCCAAGAGGGGCATTTCAATATGTGCGCGACTATTATCCGGCCTATGAAGTGCTCTTCGTGACGAAAGGGAAAGGCACCTTCAAGCATGGCAGCCTGTGGATGGAGATCGTCGAGGGCGATTGCGTCATTCACGACATGCGCTTTCCCCAAGCCTACAAGACGGAGGCAAAGGACCCGTTCGAGATGTACTATCTCGTCTTCGACGGCATCGACATGGAGCATTTCTGGCCGAAGCTCTTCGGCGAGCAGCGTTACTGCGTCATGCAAAATTTGCCGCAAGGCAGCGAGGTCAAACGCCAGCTCGAGCACATCATGGAGCTGATGAAAGAGCAGCATCCCGCACATGAAATGCCGTTGTCCGCGCATATTTACCGGCTGCTGATGGAAATATTCCGGAAGCGGCATGACCTGGGCGGATCATGGCTGACCGGACAAGGCGCTGAGCCGGAGCCGCTTCAGCGCGCGCGCGCGTTCATCGACGCCAACTACTTGGAGGATCCGGACGTCGGGCAATTGGCACAAATCGCCAACCTTAGCCTGTATCATTTTATCCGGCAATTCAAGAAGCAATACGGCGTGACGCCGAAGGAATACGTCCTACTGAAGAAGGTCCACCACGCGAAGCGGCTGCTGATCAGCACGTCGCTGTCGATCGGGGAAATCGGCGAGCAAAGCGGCTTTGCCAGCTACAACGCCTTCCTTCATGCTTTTCTAAAAATACAGCACGACTCGCCCAGCGACTTCCGCCGGAGCCTGCGCCGTTTTTGA
- a CDS encoding manganese-dependent inorganic pyrophosphatase — MSKTLIFGHKNPDTDTICSALAYADLKTKLGQEVEAVRLGEVNGETQYALDTFKAAAPRLVETVSNETNQVILVDHNERQQSASDIDKVRVMEVIDHHRIANFETSHPLYYRCEPVGCTATILLKMYKENGIAVDSNIAGLMLSAIISDSLLFKSPTCTPEDVAAARELAAIAGVTPETYGLEMLKAGADLSQKTVAQLISLDAKEFSMGSSKVEIAQVNAVDVNDVLSRQAEVEAALNAIIAEKGLDLFVFVVTDILNNDSVAIALGKQAAAVETAYGVKLDDNKAVLKGVVSRKSQIVPVLTETLSK, encoded by the coding sequence ATGTCAAAAACATTGATTTTCGGACACAAAAACCCGGACACTGACACAATCTGTTCGGCACTCGCGTACGCGGACCTGAAAACAAAGCTCGGCCAAGAGGTTGAAGCGGTTCGTCTTGGCGAAGTAAACGGCGAAACGCAATATGCGCTGGACACGTTCAAAGCGGCTGCGCCTCGCTTGGTTGAAACGGTTTCGAACGAAACGAACCAAGTTATTCTCGTTGACCACAACGAGCGTCAACAAAGCGCGAGCGACATCGATAAAGTCCGCGTAATGGAAGTTATCGACCACCACCGTATCGCGAACTTCGAGACAAGCCACCCGCTGTACTACCGCTGCGAGCCTGTAGGCTGCACGGCTACGATTCTTCTGAAAATGTACAAAGAAAACGGCATCGCGGTCGACAGCAACATTGCGGGCCTGATGCTTTCCGCGATCATCTCCGACTCCCTGCTGTTCAAGTCGCCGACTTGCACGCCGGAAGACGTAGCGGCAGCGCGCGAGCTGGCGGCAATCGCCGGCGTAACGCCTGAGACGTACGGTCTGGAAATGCTCAAGGCGGGCGCGGACCTGAGCCAGAAGACGGTTGCGCAGCTGATCTCCCTGGACGCGAAAGAGTTCTCCATGGGCAGCAGCAAAGTCGAAATCGCGCAAGTGAACGCGGTTGACGTGAACGACGTGCTTTCCCGTCAAGCGGAAGTGGAAGCGGCTTTGAACGCGATCATCGCGGAAAAAGGTTTGGATCTGTTCGTGTTCGTCGTAACGGACATCTTGAACAACGATTCCGTCGCGATCGCGCTCGGCAAGCAAGCAGCAGCCGTTGAAACGGCGTACGGCGTGAAGCTGGACGACAACAAAGCGGTTCTGAAGGGCGTTGTATCCCGTAAATCGCAAATCGTTCCAGTGTTGACTGAAACGCTGAGCAAGTAA
- a CDS encoding transposase: MPLKKGQKLKTYSDELKKEAIRLHVVEGWNYRKINEHLGILDPGRLKRWMRKYREHGEFGLLDQRGRKDEYVDQDRYVQKLQRENNMLKKCLGIWMREVKNRNSSRSKLRPRVSPSAHCVSSSASREADTTPS; encoded by the coding sequence ATGCCATTGAAAAAAGGTCAGAAACTTAAAACATATTCGGATGAGTTGAAGAAGGAGGCGATACGTCTTCATGTTGTTGAAGGATGGAACTATCGTAAAATTAACGAACATCTAGGTATCTTAGATCCTGGTAGATTGAAGCGGTGGATGCGGAAATACCGGGAGCATGGTGAGTTTGGCTTGTTAGATCAACGTGGTAGGAAAGACGAATATGTAGATCAAGATCGATACGTACAAAAGCTCCAGAGGGAAAACAACATGCTAAAAAAGTGTTTAGGAATTTGGATGCGGGAGGTGAAAAACAGAAATTCAAGTCGATCGAAGCTGCGGCCGAGAGTTTCCCCGTCAGCGCATTGTGTGAGCTCTTCGGCGTCTCGCGAAGCGGATACTACGCCTTCCTAA
- a CDS encoding IS3 family transposase: MEAAAESFPVSALCELFGVSRSGYYAFLKRKHNDRDLEAKALIQSVYDRYNGVYGYRQIQLFLLQDHNTWMNHKKVLRIMQLLGIRSQIRRKHRSNYASSTGERVAKNLLKQEFHASRPAEKWVTDITQYRVGDQWIYLSAIKDLFNNEIVSYKMSSRNDNELVLQTFKQAFKKQKNVTGLIVHSDQGFQYTSHAYHDMLPKVGAQISMSRRGNCYDNASMESFFSHLKTEGLYPYTIRNLDEAQRKIEEFIQFYNHHRPQRKLKKLSPVAYRKQLFA; the protein is encoded by the coding sequence ATCGAAGCTGCGGCCGAGAGTTTCCCCGTCAGCGCATTGTGTGAGCTCTTCGGCGTCTCGCGAAGCGGATACTACGCCTTCCTAAAGCGTAAGCACAACGATCGAGATCTGGAAGCAAAAGCGCTGATTCAAAGCGTGTACGACAGATATAATGGCGTTTATGGATATCGACAAATCCAGCTTTTCCTGCTACAAGACCATAACACCTGGATGAATCACAAGAAAGTTCTGCGAATCATGCAATTGCTAGGCATCCGCTCTCAGATTCGCCGTAAGCATCGGAGTAACTACGCTTCATCAACTGGGGAGCGCGTTGCTAAGAATTTGTTAAAACAAGAATTCCATGCTTCACGGCCAGCTGAGAAGTGGGTGACAGATATTACACAATACCGAGTAGGTGATCAATGGATCTATCTCTCGGCAATTAAAGATCTGTTTAACAATGAAATTGTGTCCTATAAGATGAGCTCGCGTAACGATAATGAGCTGGTACTACAAACGTTTAAACAAGCTTTTAAAAAGCAAAAGAACGTGACTGGATTGATCGTTCACAGCGATCAAGGATTCCAGTACACGTCCCATGCTTACCACGACATGCTGCCAAAGGTTGGCGCCCAAATCAGCATGTCTCGTCGGGGCAATTGTTATGACAACGCCTCTATGGAGAGCTTCTTCTCGCATCTCAAAACGGAAGGGCTCTATCCCTATACTATCCGAAATCTGGACGAGGCACAAAGAAAAATAGAGGAATTTATTCAATTTTATAACCATCATCGGCCACAACGAAAGCTGAAAAAGCTGTCCCCGGTAGCCTACCGGAAACAGCTTTTTGCATAG
- a CDS encoding IS110 family RNA-guided transposase — MQYVTKFVGLDVSKEKISVAIADAGRDLPRYYGTIAHTPAALRKLIKELGPASELAFCYEAGPTGYETHRWIESMGASCTVIAPSLMPKRPGDHVKTDRRDAEQLARLFRAGELTAVHVPSRDDEALRDLVRCREAAKEDAHRARQRMLKFLLRHQIHPPETIKRRWTKKYREWLASLTFEHEAMQVVFREMLHALEEVEQRMSRLENALLEQAMTGAKASLIQLLQSLRGVGRLTAITLAAEIGTFARFRSPAQLMAYLGLVPREHSSGQRRQRGSMTKAGNSHLRRTLVESAWSYRHRPAIKGELANRLEGLPAEVQLISWKAQERLHTKYRRLIFSKNKHKNVAIGAVARELAGFIWAVARIAEKQNAG; from the coding sequence ATGCAGTATGTCACTAAATTCGTCGGTTTAGATGTATCAAAAGAAAAAATTTCTGTAGCCATCGCAGATGCGGGGCGAGATCTTCCACGGTACTACGGCACCATTGCGCACACACCGGCAGCTCTTCGGAAACTGATCAAGGAGTTAGGTCCAGCGAGCGAGCTTGCATTCTGTTACGAAGCTGGCCCAACTGGCTATGAAACGCATCGGTGGATTGAATCCATGGGAGCAAGTTGCACCGTCATTGCACCTTCGCTAATGCCCAAACGGCCTGGCGACCATGTGAAAACAGATCGGCGGGACGCAGAGCAGCTTGCTCGCCTTTTTCGTGCAGGTGAACTAACCGCTGTCCATGTTCCTTCTCGCGATGACGAAGCGTTGCGGGACCTCGTTCGCTGCCGCGAAGCGGCGAAAGAGGATGCACACCGTGCCCGCCAACGGATGCTCAAGTTCCTCTTGCGTCATCAGATCCACCCGCCAGAGACAATTAAACGCCGTTGGACAAAGAAGTATCGCGAATGGCTTGCTTCACTAACCTTCGAGCACGAGGCGATGCAAGTCGTGTTTAGAGAAATGCTTCACGCGCTTGAAGAAGTTGAACAGCGCATGAGTCGGCTGGAGAACGCGCTTTTGGAACAAGCAATGACAGGTGCAAAAGCCTCCCTCATCCAACTCCTTCAATCCTTGCGCGGCGTTGGCCGTCTCACTGCCATCACCCTTGCGGCCGAAATCGGTACATTTGCACGGTTTCGCTCACCTGCGCAGCTCATGGCTTACTTGGGTCTTGTGCCGCGGGAGCACTCTTCCGGTCAACGTAGGCAGCGCGGCTCCATGACCAAAGCGGGCAACAGCCATTTGCGTCGCACGTTAGTGGAATCGGCATGGAGTTACCGGCATCGGCCTGCCATAAAAGGCGAATTGGCAAACCGGTTAGAAGGCCTGCCTGCTGAAGTACAGCTCATATCTTGGAAAGCGCAGGAACGCTTGCATACGAAGTACCGCCGACTGATCTTTAGCAAAAACAAACACAAGAATGTTGCCATCGGTGCCGTTGCCCGAGAACTAGCAGGTTTTATTTGGGCTGTCGCTCGAATTGCAGAAAAACAAAACGCAGGTTAA